ACAGTAGTAGCCAGCACTGACAAGCCCCCCGGCCTTGCACCACCGGAATGCGCGAGCTGCCTGCACTAGGGACATGGGCTTCGTCGGTCGCGGGAAGCACTGTACGAAGTGACCGCTTCGTCCCGAAGCAATTTGGGGTGCCCACTGTCCTTGGGCCGCTGTGCTTGTCACCCGTATGGATGGTCTGCTGACGTCCACGATTGTTCGCGGGTGTGCGCCGGCGTTGTCACGCAGTTGGACACTCACTAGGGATGCAGGTGCGTGTTCACCTAACCCTGCCAGCGCCTTCCAGGTCCGCCTCGCACGAGGTGCCGCGTCGTTCGGGTTGGCCGTACTGACGGCCGCCCTGCTGCCGGTCAAATGACGTCGGCCTGCCCCTGATGCGGCTGTTCCAACTGTTGTTCCCGCTTGCGCTGCTCCATCCGAAGCGTCTCCACGTTCTCCGCGAAGCGCTCCAGGTTCACCGCAGCGTCCGCATCGGCGTACGGAGCAATCCCTAGATCGAAGGCCGTGGCGTGCTGCTCTACCTGGTCCGCGGTCTGCTGAAGGTTGTACGCCCGCTCACGGAATTTGAAATAGCCCGTAACCGCGGTAGCGAATGCCAGGAACGACCCCAGCATGATCAGGATCGTCTTACCCGGCTGCGGGGTCTCCCAGAAAGCCGTAGTCGCCGTGGTCCCCACCGACGCGAAGAACACCCCCCACTGAAACCAGTTGTGAATACGCCGGTAGAACCGTGTATCCCGCCGTAGACGGTCTATGACCCGCGGTATGTGCTCCCGGTAGCCGTTCCGCCGTTCCGTCGTCGGGCGTGTCTTTGAGGCGTTGAGGATCCACCGGTCATGGATGATCTCCAAATCTCTGCGGAGCAGGAACACCGATCTGACACCGTGTTTCTCGTCCTTCACCCGCAGGAAGTAGCCGACCAGGAACACCACCACCAGGACAAGCGTCACCGCGATGGTCACGATGTTGAACGTGCGCAGGTCCGGCACGTCTTCCGGCCACAGGTTTCCCCATCCGATCACTGCCAGCACCAGCGGCATCACCACAAGCGGCACCAGCCGGAGCCACCGCGACAGAAGAGCCCTGCGGATACGGCGTTCCGCCGTCGCGACGTCCCGCCGGTAGGTTATAACGCTGTTCGTGTACTCGTACTGTTCAGCGGGCTCTAGGCTCCATCCGTACTCTTGTTTTGGGTCTTTGAGGGTTTCGATGACCTCTTCAACGAGGTTGCCCCAGGTGGAATCCGATTCCACGGTGAACACATGTTCAAGTCGTACGTACCGTTTGTATCGATCAGGTGTCCCATACTTATGGTGGAAGATGTATGCGCCGTCACCGGCATATCTGACCTGTCGGGCTATTTCGACAAATAAGGTCCACTTGAGTTCTTCCTTATCTGTCTTCCAGGCGGCGGAGAGGATCGCGGCTACGCCCTCCCAGGTCAACGCGAATTCCTCGGGGAGGGGGGTGTGTATGTCGGCCTCGGAC
This genomic stretch from Streptomyces sp. Go-475 harbors:
- a CDS encoding SLATT domain-containing protein — protein: MGDVLHHLAYEDQRLSEADIHTPLPEEFALTWEGVAAILSAAWKTDKEELKWTLFVEIARQVRYAGDGAYIFHHKYGTPDRYKRYVRLEHVFTVESDSTWGNLVEEVIETLKDPKQEYGWSLEPAEQYEYTNSVITYRRDVATAERRIRRALLSRWLRLVPLVVMPLVLAVIGWGNLWPEDVPDLRTFNIVTIAVTLVLVVVFLVGYFLRVKDEKHGVRSVFLLRRDLEIIHDRWILNASKTRPTTERRNGYREHIPRVIDRLRRDTRFYRRIHNWFQWGVFFASVGTTATTAFWETPQPGKTILIMLGSFLAFATAVTGYFKFRERAYNLQQTADQVEQHATAFDLGIAPYADADAAVNLERFAENVETLRMEQRKREQQLEQPHQGQADVI